The DNA segment CATTGATCAGGCGCGGCCTTATCCATCAGGAAAGCCGCGCCCGATTCAGCCTCTGTACGAGGCTCTAAAGATCGAAATGAGCGATGACCGGGACGTGGTCGGAAGGGCGTTCCCAACCGCGGGCTTCCTTTAGGATGTCGACGCGGGTCAGGTGCGGGGAAAGGTCGGCGGATGACCAGACATGGTCGAGGCGGCGGCCCTTATTGGCCGCTTCCCAGTCCTTGGCGCGGTAGCTCCACCAGGTATAGAGCTTTTCCGGCGATGGCGTATGCTGGCGCATCAGATCCACCCAGCCGCCGCCGGTGAGTACTGCCGTCAGGCCTTCGGTCTCGATCGGCGTATGGCTGACGATCTTTAAGAGTTGCTTGTGCGACCAGACATCGTGCTCCAGCGGCGCGATGTTGAGATCGCCGACGAGGATGGAGGAGATTCCCGCCTCGCTTTCGGCATGCAGCAGCTTCATCTCGTTGATGAAATCGAGCTTGTGGCCGAATTTCTG comes from the Pararhizobium qamdonense genome and includes:
- a CDS encoding exodeoxyribonuclease III; the encoded protein is MALSIATWNINSVRLRMPLVEHLLKTAAPDILCLQETKVTNDLFPFTPLRALGYEHIAIHGQKGYHGVATISRLPLHELTDRRDYCGVGDARHLSVVFEKSGKRIRLHNFYVPAGGDEPDRTINQKFGHKLDFINEMKLLHAESEAGISSILVGDLNIAPLEHDVWSHKQLLKIVSHTPIETEGLTAVLTGGGWVDLMRQHTPSPEKLYTWWSYRAKDWEAANKGRRLDHVWSSADLSPHLTRVDILKEARGWERPSDHVPVIAHFDL